From Flavobacteriales bacterium:
AATACTTTCTTTCTCACTCAACTACGCACAGTCGCAAATTGAACCGTTCGATTATCATTTGGTAAATATTCTTATACATCTCGTGAACGTGGTGTTGGTGTTTGCTTTTGTGCAAATGATAACCAAGAACAAGTTCTATGCATCTATAATAGTAGCAGGCTTCTTTGCAATACATCCAATGCATGTGGAGTCGGTTGCATGGGTGTCGGAAAGGAAGGATGTATTGTATACATTCTTCTTCTTTTTGGGTTTGTTGTGCTTCGGAAAATATCAACGTAATGGTTCTCTTTTAAGCTACGTTGGGGCTTTACTTCTCATGTTTTTATCGTTGCTTTCTAAATCGGCGGCGGTAATATTTCCGATGGTTCTTTTATGCATGGATTATCTGATGGCAAAAGAAATTAAATGGAAACTTGCGATAGAAAAAATACCGTTTCTAATTCTTTCTATCATTTTCGGCTTAGTAGCAATGGACACCCAATCGGGTGCTGTGCATAGCATTGGAGATCACACAATTATTGATCGAGTTATGTTCGCCTCGTACGGATTTATGGCGTACATCTATAAGTTGTTTTTACCATTAACGCTATGCTCTTATTACCCCTATCCAAGGGAAGGTGAGGCATTTCCAATCATCTACTACATCGTCCCGGTTTTATCGTTATTGATTGGAGCCTCATGTTGGTACTTTAGAAAGCACCGCGAATATGTCTTTGGAGTATTGTTCTATTTTTTCACGGTGGCGTTAGTGCTTCAATTTATCTCTTTAGGAGCTTGTATAATATCTGAACGATATTCGTATGTTCCATACGTTGGTTTGTTATTTATTGTTGGTACAGCTTACCATAGAGTGCATGAAAGTGTAGAAGAAAAGATTAAGAAATGGAAAATGCCTTTTGCCGGAATATTAATTCTTGGGTTTATTGTTATGAGCTATACTGCTCATGAAAGAACCAAAGTTTGGGAAAACAGTGCAACGCTTTGGGGAGATGTAATTGAAACGTTTCCAACGGCGCATGGGGCGTATAACAGTAGAGGAAATTTCTTTTTAGATAACGGAAACCCACAGGCTGCAATGGCGGATTATATTAAAGCTATTGAGTTAAAACCGAATTATGATGATGCTTATAACAATCTAGGAAATCTTTATCGACAGAATAAACAGTACGAATTGGCGATATCGAATTACAATAAAGCGTTGCAGTTATCGCCAAAGAATTACATGGGCTATAATAATAGAGGCAATGCATATTTCAATTTAAAGAAATACGATTTGGCTATTGCAGATTATCAAAAGAGTGTAGAGTTGAAACCAAATTACGCTGTGGTGTATGGAAATTTAGGAGCGTTATATTTTGAAGTGCAACAGTTTGATAAAGCGATTGCAGATTTAACGAAGGCCCTTTCTATCAATCCAGATTATTATGCAGCTTCCTTAAACAGAGCAGTAACATATAGCGTACTCGGAAATCACGAATTGGCTCGTCAGGATTACGACTATTATTTAAGGTATATGCCAAATAATGCACAGGCCACTAACTGGCGAGGACTAGCCTACATGGAGTTGGGGAATTTAAACGCCGCGGTTCAAGATTTTAGTCGAGCAATTCAGTTAAATCCACAAGGTGGAGAATACTATTTTAAAAGAGCGCAATGTTTGAAGTCGTTGGGTAATCATCAACAAGCAAAGGCGGATGCTTTACAGGCACAAAAACTAGGTTATCCAGTCCCT
This genomic window contains:
- a CDS encoding tetratricopeptide repeat protein, with product ILSFSLNYAQSQIEPFDYHLVNILIHLVNVVLVFAFVQMITKNKFYASIIVAGFFAIHPMHVESVAWVSERKDVLYTFFFFLGLLCFGKYQRNGSLLSYVGALLLMFLSLLSKSAAVIFPMVLLCMDYLMAKEIKWKLAIEKIPFLILSIIFGLVAMDTQSGAVHSIGDHTIIDRVMFASYGFMAYIYKLFLPLTLCSYYPYPREGEAFPIIYYIVPVLSLLIGASCWYFRKHREYVFGVLFYFFTVALVLQFISLGACIISERYSYVPYVGLLFIVGTAYHRVHESVEEKIKKWKMPFAGILILGFIVMSYTAHERTKVWENSATLWGDVIETFPTAHGAYNSRGNFFLDNGNPQAAMADYIKAIELKPNYDDAYNNLGNLYRQNKQYELAISNYNKALQLSPKNYMGYNNRGNAYFNLKKYDLAIADYQKSVELKPNYAVVYGNLGALYFEVQQFDKAIADLTKALSINPDYYAASLNRAVTYSVLGNHELARQDYDYYLRYMPNNAQATNWRGLAYMELGNLNAAVQDFSRAIQLNPQGGEYYFKRAQCLKSLGNHQQAKADALQAQKLGYPVPAEFLQ